Proteins encoded by one window of Primulina huaijiensis isolate GDHJ02 chromosome 1, ASM1229523v2, whole genome shotgun sequence:
- the LOC140986850 gene encoding myb family transcription factor PHL5-like: protein MGSSRSNNSSKERLKWTNELHDMFEKAVNQIGGPDRATPKGILRAMAVPGLTIFHVKSHEQKYRMSVFTREEDHTRGKSERRSISEMLPNFGVTSGVQLAEALQIQKEAQRRLSDQNEVQKSLKLKIEAQGRFLDRIKEELKNRSPTTKPIKPYSPMFSLPSLSEESDQSSPKEFESNSDEVDTAEISSTDEFRACKRIKIQDQVMPKMHTTSTFSPELQNLNIFSLNGFDDNVFTDQEIGFPWSVGAVQSPLPHAFYYPMNL from the exons ATGGGATCCAGTCGGTCTAATAATTCATCAAAGGAGAGGTTGAAATGGACCAACGAATTACATGATATGTTTGAAAAGGCGGTCAATCAGATTGGAGGTCCAGATA GGGCTACACCAAAAGGTATTTTGAGGGCTATGGCAGTTCCTGGATTGACCATCTTTCATGTCAAGAGTCA TGAACAGAAGTACAGGATGTCAGTTTTCACTCGAGAAGAAGATCACACCA gaggtaaatctgaaaggagAAGTATATCCGAGATGCTGCCGAACTTCGGTGTAACATC GGGCGTTCAGCTAGCTGAGGCATTACAAATTCAAAAGGAAGCACAGAGGCGATTGAGCGATCAGAACGAG GTCCAGAAAAGTTTGAAGCTGAAAATTGAAGCACAAGGAAGATTTTTGGACAGGATAAAGGAAGAATTGAAGAACAGGAGTCCTACCACTAAACCAATAAAGCCCTATTCTCCCATGTTTTCTCTCCCTTCTCTCAGTGAAGAGTCTGATCAGTCAAGTCCCAAGGAATTCGAGTCCAATTCCGATGAAGTCGACACCGCGGAAATAAGTTCCACAGATGAATTCCGGGCTTGTAAAAGGATAAAAATCCAGGACCAGGTCATGCCAAAAATGCACACCACCTCAACTTTCAGTCCAGAATTgcaaaatttgaatatattttcacTCAATGGATTCGATGACAATGTGTTCACGGATCAAGAAATCGGGTTTCCATGGAGCGTTGGAGCAGTACAATCACCCCTCCCACATGCATTCTATTATCCCATGAATTTGTGA
- the LOC140986840 gene encoding PHD finger protein ALFIN-LIKE 2-like translates to MASVSSSARTVEEIFKDYSARRAGILRALIYDVDEFYGICDPEKENLCLYGHPNEAWEVNLPAEEVPPELPEPALGINFARDGMNRRDWLSLIAVHSDCWLLSVAFYLGARLNRNERKRLFSLINDLPTVFEVVTERKPVKDKPNADTGSRSRGSTKRSIDGQAKSNPKLAEESYEEEEENNDHSETLCGSCGGNYNADEFWIGCDICERWFHGKCVKITPAKAESIKQYKCPSCMKRGRQ, encoded by the exons ATGGCATCAGTTTCTTCAAGTGCCCGAACTGTAGAGGAGATTTTCAAGGATTACAGCGCTCGTCGTGCTGGAATTCTTCGTGCGTTAATTTATG ATGTGGATGAATTTTACGGGATTTGCGATCCAG AGAAGGAAAATTTGTGTCTATATGGGCACCCTAATGAAGCATGGGAAGTAAATCTTCCAGCTGAGGAAGTTCCACCGGAGCTTCCAGAACCAGCCCTTGGAATCAATTTCGCTAGGGATGGAATGAATCGAAGAGATTGGCTTTCATTAATTGCTGTGCACAGTGATTGTTGGTTGCTCTCTGTGGCTTTCTATCTTGGAGCCAGGCTGAACCGCAATGAAAG GAAACGACTGTTCAGCTTGATCAATGATCTACCAACAGTCTTCGAAGTTGTAACTGAAAGGAAGCCTGTGAAAGACAAGCCCAATGCAGATACTGGAAGCAGATCTCGTGGCAGCACGAAG AGATCCATCGACGGACAAGCTAAAAGCAATCCTAAACTGGCTGAAGAAAGCTACGAGGAAGAGGAGGAAAACAATGACCACAGTGAAACTCTCTGTGGAAGCTGTGGTGGAAATTACAATGCTGATGAGTTCTGGATTGGCTGTGACATCTGTGAGCGGTGGTTCCATGGGAAGTGCGTGAAAATAACTCCTGCTAAAGCTGAAAGCATAAAGCAATATAAATGCCCATCCTGCATGAAACGGGGGAGGCAGTAG
- the LOC140986868 gene encoding protein NRT1/ PTR FAMILY 5.5-like isoform X1, translating to MFHQSLIVRYGYQESEDTKHRKSITLALANVFTYTSTGDWLVGAVMKSFVRISALLWADILVVYAVFVLQNYLTDVWKLSFTHAAGILNIWGGISFILPVFFLFLVDAFVGHFQMLVFSSVAYSLGISFISMSTPPVLANSCKLYEPQCIGHTKKVLFYTGLSLLAVGVAGHLVSVRPFLKEQEDKSDEKQGSGSICQIAGFQFVVLVPLIGAFALPYIKPWSIRFGNPAICTVVATLLFLSGSCTYKKAEPQGSPLTNVCRVFVAAAFKICEPFPLDANELYKKDGQELQRFSSTRVLRFLEKAAIVIPGKSKEQQEKNRWRLCSVAEVEEAKITVRVVPMWMTFIVCGIVSSFGNTYFVEQAKKMNRKIGKWKVPLQIILMLFDWAKRFFASCYNKMADRFFPGSKKYAPSAGIVMAMIFSILCCITAARIEMRRLDVITRHNLLDKPDENIPMSVYWLLFQFFLLAGLDSFFEKSVSEFFKDQAPGSMKNYLEFFSKGVSGLGFICNVLSVHVVGNISEKGGKPNWFQHTLNRSRLDRYYWVLAGLSGVNLVVYILVAFIYRYKNLEPNNGARTDA from the exons ATGTTTCATCAATCATTGATAGTACGGTACGGTTACCAAGAATCAGAAGACACGAAACATCGTAAAAGTATAACTCTCGCCCTTGCAAACGTTTTTACCTATACAAGTACAGGAGATTGGCTGGTGGGTGCTGTAATGAAAAGCTTCGTCCGAATTTCTG CTCTGCTATGGGCAGACATATTGGTCGTGTATGCTGTGTTTGTGTTGCAAAATTATTTAACGGATGTTTGGAAACTGAGCTTTACTCACGCTGCTGGAATTCTAAACATTTGGGGTGGAATTTCTTTCATATTGCCTGTTTTCTTTCTCTTCCTCGTCGATGCATTCGTGGGCCATTTTCAGATGCTTGTGTTTTCTAGCGTAGCCTACAGCCTG GGAATTAGCTTCATTTCTATGTCGACACCGCCGGTTCTTGCTAATTCGTGCAAATTATATGAGCCACAATGCATCGGTCACACAAAAAAGGTTTTGTTCTATACAGGTTTGTCATTGCTTGCCGTGGGCGTTGCTGGTCACCTTGTCTCAGTTAGACCTTTCCTCAAGGAACAGGAGGATAAATCCGATGAAAAACAGGGAAGTGGATCTATATGTCAAATTGCAGGCTTTCAGTTTGTGGTTCTTGTTCCTTTAATTGGAGCTTTTGCACTTCCATATATAAAACCTTGGTCAATCAGGTTTGGGAACCCTGCAATTTGTACTGTCGTGGCCACGCTTCTTTTTCTCAGCGGTTCATGTACATACAAGAAGGCTGAACCTCAGGGGAGTCCATTGACCAACGTGTGCAGAGTTTTTGTGGCCGCTGCTTTCAAGATATGTGAACCATTTCCACTTGACGCCAACGAGTTGTATAAGAAAGATGGCCAAGAACTTCAGAGATTTTCTAGCACTCGTGTTCTCAG GTTCCTGGAGAAGGCTGCCATCGTAATTCCTGGCAAAAGCAAAGAACAACAAGAGAAGAACCGATGGAGGCTTTGCTCAGTTGCAGAAGTAGAAGAAGCCAAAATCACCGTTCGAGTGGTCCCAATGTGGATGACCTTCATAGTATGTGGGATTGTATCCTCCTTTGGAAACACCTACTTTGTCGAGCAAGCGAAGAAGATGAATcgaaaaattggaaaatggaAAGTCCCTCTTCAGATAATTCTAATGCTATTTGACTGGGCTAAAAGATTTTTCGCCTCTTGCTACAATAAAATGGCTGATAGGTTTTTTCCAGGATCCAAGAAATATGCACCCTCCGCAGGCATTGTAATGGCTATGATATTTTCGATTCTGTGTTGCATAACCGCAGCAAGAATAGAGATGCGAAGACTTGATGTAATTACAAGACACAATTTACTCGACAAGCCTGATGAGAACATTCCTATGAGTGTATATTGGCTACTTTTCCAGTTCTTTTTACTTGCGGGTCTGGATTCGTTCTTTGAGAAGAGCGTTTCTGAGTTCTTCAAAGATCAGGCTCCCGGATCCATGAAAAACTACCTGGAATTTTTCAGTAAGGGGGTATCTGGTTTGGGATTCATTTGTAATGTGCTTTCGGTTCATGTTGTGGGTAACATAAGTGAAAAGGGTGGCAAACCAAACTGGTTTCAACATACATTGAACAGGAGCCGATTGGATCGGTACTATTGGGTTTTGGCAGGCCTAAGTGGTGTGAATCTTGTTGTGTATATTTTGGTAGCTTTTATTTATAGATACAAGAATCTGGAACCAAATAATGGTGCAAGGACTGATGCTTAA
- the LOC140986868 gene encoding protein NRT1/ PTR FAMILY 5.5-like isoform X2, protein MFHQSLIVRYGYQESEDTKHRKSITLALANVFTYTSTGDWLVGAVMKSFVRISDILVVYAVFVLQNYLTDVWKLSFTHAAGILNIWGGISFILPVFFLFLVDAFVGHFQMLVFSSVAYSLGISFISMSTPPVLANSCKLYEPQCIGHTKKVLFYTGLSLLAVGVAGHLVSVRPFLKEQEDKSDEKQGSGSICQIAGFQFVVLVPLIGAFALPYIKPWSIRFGNPAICTVVATLLFLSGSCTYKKAEPQGSPLTNVCRVFVAAAFKICEPFPLDANELYKKDGQELQRFSSTRVLRFLEKAAIVIPGKSKEQQEKNRWRLCSVAEVEEAKITVRVVPMWMTFIVCGIVSSFGNTYFVEQAKKMNRKIGKWKVPLQIILMLFDWAKRFFASCYNKMADRFFPGSKKYAPSAGIVMAMIFSILCCITAARIEMRRLDVITRHNLLDKPDENIPMSVYWLLFQFFLLAGLDSFFEKSVSEFFKDQAPGSMKNYLEFFSKGVSGLGFICNVLSVHVVGNISEKGGKPNWFQHTLNRSRLDRYYWVLAGLSGVNLVVYILVAFIYRYKNLEPNNGARTDA, encoded by the exons ATGTTTCATCAATCATTGATAGTACGGTACGGTTACCAAGAATCAGAAGACACGAAACATCGTAAAAGTATAACTCTCGCCCTTGCAAACGTTTTTACCTATACAAGTACAGGAGATTGGCTGGTGGGTGCTGTAATGAAAAGCTTCGTCCGAATTTCTG ACATATTGGTCGTGTATGCTGTGTTTGTGTTGCAAAATTATTTAACGGATGTTTGGAAACTGAGCTTTACTCACGCTGCTGGAATTCTAAACATTTGGGGTGGAATTTCTTTCATATTGCCTGTTTTCTTTCTCTTCCTCGTCGATGCATTCGTGGGCCATTTTCAGATGCTTGTGTTTTCTAGCGTAGCCTACAGCCTG GGAATTAGCTTCATTTCTATGTCGACACCGCCGGTTCTTGCTAATTCGTGCAAATTATATGAGCCACAATGCATCGGTCACACAAAAAAGGTTTTGTTCTATACAGGTTTGTCATTGCTTGCCGTGGGCGTTGCTGGTCACCTTGTCTCAGTTAGACCTTTCCTCAAGGAACAGGAGGATAAATCCGATGAAAAACAGGGAAGTGGATCTATATGTCAAATTGCAGGCTTTCAGTTTGTGGTTCTTGTTCCTTTAATTGGAGCTTTTGCACTTCCATATATAAAACCTTGGTCAATCAGGTTTGGGAACCCTGCAATTTGTACTGTCGTGGCCACGCTTCTTTTTCTCAGCGGTTCATGTACATACAAGAAGGCTGAACCTCAGGGGAGTCCATTGACCAACGTGTGCAGAGTTTTTGTGGCCGCTGCTTTCAAGATATGTGAACCATTTCCACTTGACGCCAACGAGTTGTATAAGAAAGATGGCCAAGAACTTCAGAGATTTTCTAGCACTCGTGTTCTCAG GTTCCTGGAGAAGGCTGCCATCGTAATTCCTGGCAAAAGCAAAGAACAACAAGAGAAGAACCGATGGAGGCTTTGCTCAGTTGCAGAAGTAGAAGAAGCCAAAATCACCGTTCGAGTGGTCCCAATGTGGATGACCTTCATAGTATGTGGGATTGTATCCTCCTTTGGAAACACCTACTTTGTCGAGCAAGCGAAGAAGATGAATcgaaaaattggaaaatggaAAGTCCCTCTTCAGATAATTCTAATGCTATTTGACTGGGCTAAAAGATTTTTCGCCTCTTGCTACAATAAAATGGCTGATAGGTTTTTTCCAGGATCCAAGAAATATGCACCCTCCGCAGGCATTGTAATGGCTATGATATTTTCGATTCTGTGTTGCATAACCGCAGCAAGAATAGAGATGCGAAGACTTGATGTAATTACAAGACACAATTTACTCGACAAGCCTGATGAGAACATTCCTATGAGTGTATATTGGCTACTTTTCCAGTTCTTTTTACTTGCGGGTCTGGATTCGTTCTTTGAGAAGAGCGTTTCTGAGTTCTTCAAAGATCAGGCTCCCGGATCCATGAAAAACTACCTGGAATTTTTCAGTAAGGGGGTATCTGGTTTGGGATTCATTTGTAATGTGCTTTCGGTTCATGTTGTGGGTAACATAAGTGAAAAGGGTGGCAAACCAAACTGGTTTCAACATACATTGAACAGGAGCCGATTGGATCGGTACTATTGGGTTTTGGCAGGCCTAAGTGGTGTGAATCTTGTTGTGTATATTTTGGTAGCTTTTATTTATAGATACAAGAATCTGGAACCAAATAATGGTGCAAGGACTGATGCTTAA
- the LOC140987106 gene encoding sulfoquinovosyl transferase SQD2-like: protein MATYSVSTTAALSPPSFPASTSSSCGDSSKISCCCKSRIIKPICLVCVRNKSLSCRRLKWSEEFQIFKVRSRRERLFLAASSCSSMDNAEYGEWDDEKEDPPLSVESEMISKPRRIALFVEPSPFSYISGYKNRFQNFIKYLREMGDEVMVVTTHEGVPQEFYGAKLIGSRSFPCPWYQKVPLSLALSPRIISAVAQFKPDIIHASSPGIMVFGALIIAKLLSVPIVMSYHTHVPVYIPRYTFSWLVKPMWLILKFLHRAADLTLVPSVAIAKDLEAARVTAANKIRLWNKGVDSESFHPRFRSHAMRVRLTNGEPDKPLIVHVGRIGVEKSLDFIKRVMDRLPEACIAFIGDGPYREELEQIFSGSHAVFTGMLQGEELSQAYASGDVFIMPSESETLGLVVLEAMSSGLPVIAARAGGIPDIVPQEQEGKTGYLFNPGDLEDCLSKLKPLLDDQELRKTIGKAARVEMEKYDWRAATRKIRNEQYNAAIWFWRKKRAQFWRRFQWLFGHWSKTPAIGM, encoded by the exons ATGGCCACTTATTCTGTTTCTACAACTGCTGCGCTCTCCCCTCCTTCGTTCCCTGCCTCGACTTCTTCTTCATGCGGTGACAGTTCTAAGATTTCCTGCTGTTGTAAATCAAGAATTATAAAACCCATTTGCCTGGTTTGTGTAAGGAATAAATCTTTGAGCTGTAGGAGGTTAAAATGGAGTGAAGAGTTTCAAATCTTCAAAGTTAGGTCCCGTAGGGAGAGGCTCTTTCTTGCAGCGAGCAGTTGCAGCAGTATGGATAATGCTGAGTACGGTGAATGGGACGATGAAAAGGAGGATCCTCCGCTCTCCGTTGAGTCTGAGATGATTTCTAAGCCTAGACGTATTGCTCTCTTCGTTGAGCCATCTCCCTTTTC CTATATCTCTGGATATAAAAATAGATTCCagaatttcataaaatatctacGCGAGATGGGGGATGAG GTCATGGTTGTGACCACACATGAAGGAGTTCCACAGGAATTTTACGGAGCTAAATTGATTGGCTCACGTAG CTTCCCTTGTCCCTGGTACCAAAAGGTACCTCTTTCACTTGCACTCAGCCCAAGAATAATTTCAGCAGTTGCTCAATTCAAGCCTGATATTATTCATGCTTCATCTCCCGGGATTATG GTGTTTGGTGCTCTTATCATTGCCAAATTACTATCGGTACCAATAGTAATGTCATATCACACTCATGTTCCTGT ATATATTCCAAGATATACCTTCAGTTGGCTAGTCAAACCAATGTGGTTAATATTGA AATTTCTGCATAGAGCTGCAGATCTTACGCTGGTGCCTTCTGTTGCCATTGCAAAGGATCTAGAAGCTGCTAGGGTGACAGCAG CCAACAAGATACGCCTCTGGAATAAGGGTGTCGATTCTGAAAGTTTCCATCCCCGGTTTCGCTCCCATGCTATGAGAGTACGTTTAAC CAATGGAGAGCCCGATAAACCGCTAATAGTTCATGTGGGACGGATTGGGGTTGAAAAGAGTTTGGATTTCATCAAAAG GGTTATGGACAGGCTTCCAGAAGCTTGTATAGCTTTTATCGGGGACGGACCATATAG GGAGGAGCTGGAGCAGATATTCTCAGGCTCGCATGCAGTATTTACAGGTATGCTACAAGGCGAAGAGCTCTCACAAGCATATGCCAGTGGGGATGTTTTCATCATGCCTTCAGAATCTGAGACGTTAGGGCTCGTCGTTCTGGAGGCTATGTCATCTGGACTTCCTGTGATCGCTGCTCGTGCTGGAGGAATCCCAGATATTGTTCCTCAAGAACAGGAGGGTAAAACCGGTTATCTTTTCAATCCTGGAGATCTTGAGGACTGCTTGAGCAAGTTGAAGCCTCTTCTCGATGATCAAGAGCTAAGGAAAACCATCGGTAAAGCTGCACGTGTGGAGATGGAAAAGTATGATTGGAGGGCAGCCACTCGTAAGATACGAAACGAACAGTATAATGCAGCCATTTGGTTCTGGAGGAAGAAGAGAGCACAGTTCTGGAGACGGTTCCAATGGTTGTTTGGGCACTGGTCTAAGACCCCCGCCATTGGAATGTAG
- the LOC140986857 gene encoding protein NRT1/ PTR FAMILY 5.5-like has product MKSFVRISSLLWADILVGYALFAMQNFLTNVWKLNVTHAAGILNIWGGIHRILPLFFLFLVDAFLGNFKMLVISSVAYSVGIGFISMSTPPVLANSTGMCKEYEPQCVGHTQKVLFYIGMALVAVGISGNLVSVKSFLKEQAEKPGQGNERIDCFRILGYILVAIFPVVGAIALPYIKPWSLRFGIPAIFTAVAMFMFFSGWCTYTKPGPKGSPLTNVCRVFVASASNVSVPLPLDERELYNENDQEPKRFTHTRCLRCLEKAAIRLSDKSTAEQANYRWRVCTVAAVEEAKIAIRMIPMWLTFIVIGIISSIANTYFVEQANHLNRKIGKWNVPLPIFLLFFQQAKCIFSYLYTKSLTALEKYAPPTGIALAMILSVLCCITSAKIELRRLKVIRKHDLLDKPDDDIPMSIYWLLFQYFLLAGVDSLSEKGISSFYDEQAPESMKGYLNHFSQGVSGLGFMFSVFSVYAVGKISEKGGRQNWFQPTLNRSRLDRYYWVLAALSSVNFVVYIVVACCYRYKPPQQLNDEAAAAANGGGGDGGGESAYLSCCC; this is encoded by the exons ATGAAAAGCTTTGTCCGCATTTCTT CGCTGCTATGGGCTGACATACTAGTGGGTTACGCTTTGTTTGCAATGCAAAATTTTTTAACTAATGTTTGGAAACTGAACGTCACTCATGCTGCTGGGATTTTGAACATTTGGGGTGGAATTCACAGGATTTTACCCCTTTTCTTTCTCTTCCTCGTCGACGCTTTCCTTGGCAATTTCAAGATGCTTGTGATTTCCAGCGTAGCCTACAGCGTG GGTATTGGCTTCATCTCTATGTCAACGCCACCAGTCCTCGCCAATTCGACGGGCATGTGCAAAGAGTATGAGCCCCAATGTGTTGGCCACACACAGAAAGTTCTCTTTTACATTGGTATGGCATTGGTAGCTGTGGGAATCTCTGGTAACCTTGTCTCTGTTAAAAGTTTCCTCAAGGAACAGGCTGAAAAACCAGGTCAAGGGAATGAAAGAATAGATTGTTTCAGAATACTTGGTTACATTTTAGTAGCAATTTTTCCTGTAGTTGGAGCTATTGCACTTCCTTACATAAAACCATGGTCGCTCCGATTTGGGATTCCTGCAATTTTCACTGCTGTGGCgatgtttatgttttttagcGGTTGGTGCACTTACACGAAACCCGGTCCGAAGGGCAGTCCGTTAACTAATGTGTGCAGAGTCTTTGTGGCCTCAGCTTCCAATGTATCGGTACCACTTCCCCTTGATGAAAGGGAGTTATACAATGAAAATGACCAAGAGCCTAAGAGATTTACCCATACTCGGTGCCTCAG GTGCCTGGAGAAGGCTGCGATCAGATTGTCAGACAAGAGTACGGCAGAACAAGCAAATTATAGATGGAGAGTTTGCACCGTAGCAGCAGTAGAAGAGGCAAAAATTGCGATTCGAATGATTCCGATGTGGCTGACCTTCATAGTCATAGGGATCATATCCTCCATCGCAAACACTTACTTCGTGGAGCAAGCGAATCACCTGAATCGCAAAATAGGAAAATGGAACGTGCCTCTCCCGATATTTCTATTGTTCTTTCAGCAGGCGAAGTGTATTTTCTCCTATCTATACACCAAAAGTTTAACCGCATTAGAGAAATATGCACCCCCCACAGGCATTGCTTTGGCCATGATACTATCTGTGCTCTGTTGTATAACATCTGCCAAAATAGAGCTACGGAGATTAAAAGTGATTAGAAAACATGATTTACTCGACAAGCCCGATGATGATATTCCCATGAGTATATATTGGCTACTTTTCCAGTATTTTCTACTCGCTGGTGTAGATTCGTTATCCGAAAAAGGTATATCCTCGTTCTACGACGAACAAGCTCCCGAATCAATGAAAGGCTACCTGAACCACTTCAGCCAGGGAGTATCTGGTCTGGGATTCATGTTTAGTGTTTTTTCAGTTTATGCTGTGGGTAAAATCAGTGAGAAAGGAGGGAGACAAAACTGGTTTCAGCCTACTCTGAATAGGAGCCGTTTGGATAGGTATTATTGGGTGCTGGCTGCATTAAGTTCAGTGAATTTTGTTGTATACATTGTAGTGGCTTGCTGTTACAGATATAAACCACCGCAACAGTTGAATGATGAAGCTGCAGCGGCGGCTAACGGAGGAGGGGGCGACGGAGGAGGAGAATCTGCTTACTTATCATGTTGTTGCTAG